The nucleotide window TCGGGTGTGCAAGAAAAATTGAGTTTGCTTCTTGAAAAAAATCTATTGCGTTTGACAAAAGAAGGAGAACAGGGAACCTACATACTCAAACCAATACCAAAAGATTTAAAGAAGGTTGATAAGGTTCCGGCTAACGAACACCTAACCATGCAAATAGCAAAACAGGTTTATGGATTGAATACTGCAGAAAGTGCTATGGTTTTTTTCAAAAATGGTTCGCCTGCCTACATCACCAAAAGATTTGATGTAAAGGGAGATGGCAGCAAATGGGGCAAGGAAGATTTTGCAACACTTGCCGGTAAAACAAAAGACAATGCCGGAGCAAACTTCAAATATGAATACAGTTACGAAGAGCTTGGGCAACTGATACAAAAATTTGTTCCGGCATGGCGGGTAGAAATTGAGAAGTATTTTTCATTGGTAGTTTTCAATTTTTTGTTTTCAAATAGCGATGCTCACTTAAAAAATTTCTCTTTGCTTGAATCATCCAAAGGCGATTACTTGCTTAGTCCTGCGTATGATTTAGTAAATACTAAACTGCATGTGGACGATTCAGACTTTGCTTTGGATAAAGGATTATTTTTGGATAGCTTTAAAAGTGAGCGATATAAAAAAAACGGGCACCCTGCTAAAACTGATTTCAAGAAATTTGCCAAACGAATAGGAGTTGCCGAAACCAGGGTAGAAAAATTGCTGAATCCGTTTTTAGAAAAGCAATCTTTAATGGAAACCTTAGTTAGCCGTTCATTTTTAAGCGATGCCAACAAGAGAGGATACTTACTGATGTATATCACAAAAAGGAACTACCTGACCGCAGATTAAAAGATTTTATTGATACCCATGATTAATGAAGAATACATACCTGATTATGAATAAGTGATTTGAAACAAAAAACCAAAAAGTAATGGCATTTGATTTTTACTCTTTTGTTCATTTTATATTTGCCGGATTTATTGCACTTTTTCCAGTTGTCAATCCTCTTGGAAGTGCTTTTATCGTAAATCCCTATTTTTCTGGACTAGATAGACAAGAC belongs to Bacteroidota bacterium and includes:
- a CDS encoding HipA domain-containing protein, with the translated sequence MNLDELKYCPGTLAEGFTTYSPGCLRNMFNGKKVNHVLPYEQPQQSEEVAEQFMENRKRISISGVQEKLSLLLEKNLLRLTKEGEQGTYILKPIPKDLKKVDKVPANEHLTMQIAKQVYGLNTAESAMVFFKNGSPAYITKRFDVKGDGSKWGKEDFATLAGKTKDNAGANFKYEYSYEELGQLIQKFVPAWRVEIEKYFSLVVFNFLFSNSDAHLKNFSLLESSKGDYLLSPAYDLVNTKLHVDDSDFALDKGLFLDSFKSERYKKNGHPAKTDFKKFAKRIGVAETRVEKLLNPFLEKQSLMETLVSRSFLSDANKRGYLLMYITKRNYLTAD